CTGATCAACGCCTTCGCCATGCTCACCGCCTACCTCGCGCCCGTGTTGCCGCAAACCGCGCAAAACGCCGCCAAGTTCCTGAATTTAGACAACCTCACCTGGGCCAACACCCGCGAAACCCTGTCTGAAAACCACACCATCAACCCATATCAACACCTGATGCAACGAGTGGAGCAAAAACAAGTGGACGACTTAATCGAAGCCAACAAACAAAGCATTCAGACGGCCTCTGCCGAAGCCGCACCGGCCGCAGAAAGCAGCCAATACACCCCCGTTGCCGAACAGGCAAGTTTCGACGACTTTATGAAAATCGATATGCGCGTGGCCAAAGTGCTCAACTGCCAAGCCGTAGAAGGCAGCACCAAACTGTTGAAATTCGACCTCGACTTCGGCTTCGAGCAGCGCGTGATTTTCTCCGGCATCGCCGCCAGCTACCCCAATCCCGCCGAGCTTAACGGCCGCATGGTGATCGCCGTCGCCAACTTCGCCCCGCGCAAAATGGCCAAATTCGGCGTATCCGAAGGCATGATCCTGTCCGCCGCCGCCGCCGACGGCAAACTGAAGCTGTTGGATGTGGATGCCGGCGCGCAGCCGGGGGATAAGGTGGGTTAACAAGCAGCAACTGAATGCCTGAGACCTTTGCAAAAAAAACCAATTCAACCCTGAAAAGGTTTGTGCCTCGTCATTAGCTTCGCAAGTCCGCTGCGCTACCCCCGCGTAGGCGGGAATCCAGCCTTTAAACCATTAAGTATTTTATTTCAATAGTTTACGAAAACGACTGGATTCCCGCCTACGCGGGGGTAGCGCAGCGGACTTGCGAAGCTAATGACGATGGTTGAATATTTCAGACGGCCTAAATGAATTTTGCAAAGGTCTCTGCCTGTCTGAACGACAGGATCCGCTTAAAAACCAAAGGCTGACGTCCTTAAACGACGTCAGCCCCAAACTTTTCAGAAACTGGAGACGGAACAATGGCGAACCGAACCGAACCGAACCGAACCGAACCGAACCGAACCGAACCGAACCGAACCGAACCGAACCGAACCGAACCGAAATTATACACGAAAACCAAAATAATTTCAAACAGAACAAAATCTTACAATTAAAACAATTATTCCCCGAAATCTTTTGTGAAGAACAAATTGATTTTGAAAAACTCAAACTGGTGTTGGGCGAAGACAATCTTTGCGCCCAAAACGAACGCTATCAACTGGGCTGGGCAGGCAAATCCGATGCCTACCGCACCTTGCAATCGCCCACATTCAACACGCTTGCGCCCTGCGTTGCCGAAAGCGTAAATTTCCACGACACGCAAAACGTATTTATCGAAGCAGAAAATTTGGAAGCCCTGAAAATTCTGCAAAAATCTTACGCGGGCAAAGTCAAAATGATTTACATCGACCCGCCCTACAACACAGGCAGCGACAGCTTTGTCTATCCCGACAAATTCGCCGAAACCCGCGACGAATACGCCCGCCGCGTAGGCGACAAAGACCAAGACGGCTATTTATTGCGCGACGGCGCATTTGCCGGCGCGTGGCGCAAAAACAGCAAAGACAACGGACACTATCACAGCAACTGGCTCTCCATGATGCTGCCGCGCCTGCATTTAGCAAAAACCCTGTTGCGCGAAGACGGAGTGATTTTTATCAGCATTGATGATAATGAACAAGCGCAACTGAAATTGCTTTGCGATGAAGTGTTTGGGGCGGAGAATTTTGTGGCAACTCTGATTTGGAAAAATGGGCGAACTTCCGCAGCACATTTTACGCATGAGCACGAAAACATTATTTGTTATGCAAAGAGTAAGGTTGAACTAGAGCTATTTAAATATGATGGTGAGGCATGCGTAACAGACCGAACTGTTAAAAAACCAAGTTCTAAAAACCCGTTATCAATCATTGAATTTCCAGCAGGAATAGAATTCGAGAGTGAAGATAAAGTTTTTCCTAATATTATTGGTGATAAAGAACCTATAAAAATAGTGAAAGGTAAATTTGAATCTAAAAATAGAAAACTTGCTCAACCAGTTTCATTAGAAGCCGCATGGACTATGGCGGATATGATAAGAAATTGGTTAAAAGGAGAAGAGGTTATTGATCAAAAAGGGCAAAAAGTTCGCCGTTTTTTCTTTAAATCAAATGGGGTACTGCAATATGAAAAAGAAAAAGGCACCTTTCATCCCAAAACAATTATTACGGAATTTACGACCAAACAAGGTAGCAATGTATTAATTGATTTACTGGAAGATCCGGTTTTTGACTTTCCCAAACCCCCATCGTTAGTTGCTTATTTAGTAAGTTTTGTTTGCTCTAATAAAAATGACCTAATCCTAGATTTCTTCTCCGGCTCCGGCACAACCGCCCACGCTGTAATGCAACTGAATGCCGAAGACGGCGGCAGCCGCCGTTATATTTGCGTGCAATTACCTGAAGAAACCGCCGAGAATTCCGAAGCGCGCAAAGCCGGTTTCGCCAATATCGCCGAAATTGCCAAAGAACGCATCCGCCGTGCAGGCGCGCAAATCCGTAGGTCGGGCATTGATACCCGACAAAACATGCCGTCTGAAAATGCGGATACCGCTGCGGGCGCGGTGTCGGGCATCAATGCCCGACCTACGGTGGACACGGGTTTCAAAGTATTCAAATTAACCGAAAGCCATTTCAAACAATGGCGCAGACCGCTTTCAGGCAGCCTGAACGAGCAGCAGCAATTGGCTTTGCTGGAAGAATTTCAAAATATCGTCTATGAAAACGCCGGCGTTGAAAATATGGCTTATGAATTGATGTTGCGCTTGGGCTTTGAATTAACGGACAGCATTGAATTTGCTGATAATGTGGTGTGGCTGAACAATGCCGCGCAAACACGCAAAACCGCGCTGTTGTTGGATACCGTCAATCAAGCGGTGTTGGACGAAGTGCGCGCCCAATCGCCCAAAAAAGTGTTTGTGCTGGATAAGGCGTTTGCAGGCGATGATGCGCTGAAAACCAATGCCGCCTTGCAGTTTAAAGACGCTGATATTGACTTTGAAACGCTGTAACGGTGGTGCAAAATGGAATTGAAGTTTGAACAATTGGATTATCAGCACGACGCCGTTAATGCGGTGGTGCGTTTGTTTCAGGGCGAACCCAATCAAGAGCAAACCTTTGCTTTGCAATCGGATTTTTTGCCCGTTGTAGGCAATCGGCGCGTTTTGCCGTTGGACGAAATCGGCAAAAATTTAAACGAAGTGCAACAAGATTTCAGCCTGCAAAAAACGCAAATCGGCGAACACGGCTTAAATTTTTCCGTGGAAATGGAAACGGGAACGGGCAAAACTTATGTGTATTTGCGGACGATTTTTGAATTGAACCGCAGATATGGTTGGCGGAAATTTGTGATTGTTGTGCCGAGTGTGCCGATTCGTGAAGGTGTGTTGCAAAGCATTCGCGCGATGACGGCGCATTTTCAGACGGCCTTTGACGGCGTGCATTTTGCCCATTCGGTGTACAGCAGCGACCGTTTGAACCGCTTGCGCAGCTTTGCCACCGGCACGCATATCGATATTTTGATTATGAATATTGACGCCTTCAAAAAAGACGACAATGTGATTAACCGCGCCAATGAAAGCGGCGAAGCCCCCATATTGCAAATCAGCCAAACCCAGCCGATTGTGATTGTGGACGAACCACAAAACATGGAAACCGATTTGGCAAAACAAGCGATTGATTCGTTAAACCCTTTGTTTGTGTTGCGTTATTCCGCCACGCACAAAAATCCGTATCACAAAATTTACAGCTTAAATCCCGTGCAAGCCTATAACAAAAAATTGGTGAAGCAGATTGAAGTGGAACCTGTGTTGGCGCAAAACGATGTCAATGGCGCGTATGTGGTGTTGAAAGGATTTGTAGCAGGCAAGAAAAAATTAACCGCCGAAGTAGAAATTCATTTCAATGATAAAAAAGAAGTGAAAAAGAAAACGGTTAAGGTATCTTCGGGCGATGATTTGTTTGATAAATCAGGCGGGAATGAAAGTTACCGGCACGGTTTTATTGTCAATGGCTTGGATGCGGAATCGGGCGAAATAACCTTATCAAACGGTCAAGTCATCACGCTGGGCGAAGACGATGATTTAATCCGCGACGAAATCATGAAAAAGCAGATGGAATGCGCGATTCAAGAGCATTTGAAAAAAGAGAAGCGTTTAAACCCGAAAGGGATTAAGGTTTTATCGTTGTTTTTTATTGATAAAGTGGCGAATTATCGTGAAAACGGCAAATTTGCGCGTTGGTTTGCGGAAATTTACGAGCGCGAAACGGGCGAAAGTGCAAACGGTGTGCATGACGGCTATTTTTCGCAAGACAAAGGCAAGGATAAAGACACCAACGGTAGCAGCAAGGCCGATGAAGACACTTACAATCTGATTATGAAAGATAAGGAAAAATTGTTGTCGTTTGACAGCAAATTGCGCTTTATTTTTTCGCATTCCGCGCTGAAAGAAGGCTGGGACAATCCGAATGTGTTTCAAATTTGTACGCTCAACGAAACGCGTTCGCCGATTAAAAAACGGCAGGAAATCGGGCGCGGTTTGCGTTTGGCGGTCAATCAAAAAGGCGAGCGGGTGCGCGATGACGGCGTGAATATTCTTACTGTGATTCCGAATGAAAGCTATGAAAGTTTTGCCGCCAATCTGCAAAAAGAGTATGAAGACGAATGCGGTATCCAATTTGGTAACGGTGGCGCGAAAAGGGCAAGCGACAGAACCCGGCAGACGTATCGCAAAGGTTTTACGCTAGACCCTGAATTTTTGGCAATTTGGCAGAAATTGCAGCATAAAACGCGTTATGCGGTGCAGTTTGAGCGGGAAAAACTGATTCAGACGGCCTGCGAAAAAATCAAAGCGATGCCTGTTATCCAAAAGCCGCAGATTGTGGTGCAAAAGGCGGTGATTCACCAATCCCTGACGGACGGCATTTGGGGGGAGGAGCGCAACAGCAGGGCGGGGCAAACCGATATTGATTGGGCTATTCCCGATATATTGCACGAGATCCAAAAGAAAACCCGGCTGACTCGGCAAACCGTGTTTGAGATTCTGAGCCAATCGGGCAGAATCGGCGAAATCGGCAACAACCCTCAGCGGTTTATCGATTTGGTGTCCGAAAAAATCCAAACGGCCTTGCACGGCTTGATGATTGAAGGTATCGAATATTTCAGAATGCCGGAAAGAGATGATGCGGTTTATCGGCAAAGCCTGGCCCGCTGGCAGGAGCTGGAACAATACGGTGCGGAGTTTTTCAAAAACCAATATACCTTTGAAATCAATCAGGAAGACGGCATAAAAAAAGAAAAAACCATTTTCGCCGACTATATCCCGCTGGATTCCGGAACAGAGAACCAATTTGCCCGCGATTGTGAAAGCCACGAAAATGTGAAGTTTTATTTTAAACTGCCCGAGTGGTTCAAAATTCCTACGCCCATCGGCAACTATAACCCGGACTGGGCATTGGTGATGGAAAATCAGGAAAAAGTGTATTTCATTGCCGAAACGAAAAATACCGGCAAAGGCATACAGGAAGGTGTGGACATGGATAAATTGCACGAATCCGAGCAGCAGAAAATCCAATGTGCCAAACGGTGTTTCGAGGTGTTCGACGGGGTGAGTTACAGGGTGGTGGAGAAGGTGACAGAGTTATAAATAAATTAATATCTTCATATGGTTATAAATAGGTCAGGCCGTCTGAAAAGTTTTCAGACGGCCTGAAACCTTTGCAAAAAAAGCCGTTTTAATCCTGAATTTATTTATATTTCGCCATACCCGGGCTTGACCCGAGTATCTCTTTTTCTTCTCAAACAAACAGATGCTCGGGTCAAGCCCGAGCATGACGCAAGCGTTTTAAGGTATCGAAAAGAATTTTGTAAAGGTCTCTGCCTGAAACCTTTATTGCCCTTACCCAATCACTCACCCAAACAACTTACCCTGCGCCAATACGGCTCTCACCGGCGCGAAATCGCGGCGGTGTTCGGGCAGGGCGCCGAATTCGGCGAGGGCGGCGAGGTGGGCGGCGGTGCCGTAGCCTTTGTGTTTGTCGAAGCCGTATTGCGGGTAACGCGCGGCTAGGGCATACATTTCGGCGTCGCGTGCGGTTTTGGCGAGCACGGAGGCGGCGGAGATTTCGATGATTTTGCTGTCGCCTTTCACCACGGCTTCGGCGGCAATGCCTAAATTTTTCGGTACACGGTTGCCGTCTATCAGCACTTTCTGCGGCGGCACGGCCAAGCCTTGCACGGCGCGGGTCATGGCGAGCAGGGTGGCGTTTAGGATATTGAGTTCGGCGATTTCCTGCACATCGGCGCTGGCCACGCTCCAGGCGACGGCCTGCGCTTTGATTTGTGCGGCCAGTTCATTGCGCTTGTTTTCGCTGAGTTTTTTGGAATCGGTAAGGCCGGGCAGGTTGGGGCAGGGCGGCAGAATCACGGCGGCGGCAAATACGCTGCCCACCAAAGGGCCGCGCCCGGCTTCGTCGACGCCGGCGGTGAGAACGGTGTTCATGCGGTTATCTTTCAGACGGCCTCGGGTGCGGCTTCGGGCACGGCGGCGGCAATGCCTGCTTCGGCCAGCACGGCGCTTGCGGCCAATGCGTCGGTGTCTTTCTGCAAAAGCCGGTGGAGGTTGAGGAAATCCTGCTGCAAGGCGGCAACGTCTTGCGGTGATTCATACCATTCGGCCACGGCGGCGGCCAGTTTGGCGGGGGTGGCGTCGTCTTGCAGCAGCTCGGGCACGGCGCCTTTGCCGAGCAGGATATTGGGCAACCCCACATGGGGCACGTTGATTTTGCGTTTCACATAGGCGTAGGTGAGCGGCGAGATTTTATAGCTGATAACCATGGGTCGCTTGCACAGCGCCACTTCCAGCGTGGCGGTGCCGCTGGTAACCAGCACTACGTCGGCGGCGGTGCAGGCCAAGTCGGCGTGTGCGCTCATCAGTTGGATGGGCAGGCCGATAAATTCGCCTTGGTGCAGAATCGAAATCAGGCGGCTGCGGGTGGCCACGGTGGCCACGGGCAGCAGGAAGCGGGCGGAGGGGTAGCGTTGCAGCAGCAGGCGGGCGGTGCGGAAGAATATCGGCGCCATATAGTCGATTTCGCTCACGCGGCTGCCGGGCATCAGGCAGAACACGGGTTCCCACGGTTCGATTTTCATGTGGCGGCGTGCGGCGTCGCGGTCGGCATCGAGCGGCAAGGTTTGCGCCAGCGGGTGGCCGACAAACTCGGCCCGGCCGCCGGCTTCTTGGTAAAGCTGCGGCTCCATCGGAAACAGGCACAGCACGCGGTTGACTTGTTCCACAATGGTGTTGACCCGTTCGCGCCGCCACGCCCACACCGAGGGGCTGACGTAGTGCACGGTGGGGATGCCTGCTTTTTTGAGTTTTTCGGCCACGCCGAGGTTGAAGTCGGGCGCGTCGATGCCCACGAACACGTCGGGGCGGATGCGTTTGAGGTCGCGCACCAGGCCGCGGCGGATTTTCAGGATTTCGGGCAGGCGCTTCACCACTTCGGCAAAGCCGCGCACGGCCAGTTTTTCTTGGTCGTAGAGGCTTTCGAAACCTTTGGCCAGCATACGCGGCCCGCCGATGCCGACGAAATGCGCCTGCGGGCAGCGCTGCTTGATGGCGGCCATCAGGTGTGCGCCGAGCAGATCGCCGGAGGCTTCGCCGGCGCACAAGGCGATGGTGAGGGGGCGGTTGGCGGGCGGTTGGTGGGAAGTCATAAATAAAACAATGCAATATAGAGCAGGCGGTATTGTACCGAAATTTATCAAAATGCCGTGGGATTTTGCCCAAGCGGTAGGCCTGTATGATAAGAGAGAGGCAGGCCGCCGAAAGTTTCAGACGGCCGGAATGAATTTTGCAAAGGCTTTCGGCCGTCTGAAAACATAGGGCGGCCAAACTTGAAAACGGCCATTAAACAAGTGGTTTTGCGATACCGCCGCCATCAGCGCGGTTTCGGATAAAACAGAATCTCGCTTTCGCCTGCGGGCAGCTGCCGCTTTTTAATTGCGTGGCCGTACACGGTTTCGAGCGTGGCGGTGAGGGTTGCGCCGTCGGCGAACATCCGGTTGACGGCGGCGCGGGCGGCGGCTTCGTCGCTGAAATCCAACGAAGCCCACAGGCCGAGGGTTTCCATATCCTGCCAAAAGGTTTCGGGGCGGCGGTAGGAAAGCTCGAGTTTGGCAGTGTCCATCACCGGGTCGTAAAAGCCGTGGTGGAACAGCATATCGCCCAAATCGTGCATATCGAAAAGCATCGGCGCGTTAACGGCGATGCCCGCTTCTTTCAGACGGCCTGTCAAACCGTTCAGGCTGTCGATGCCGAAATGGGTGAAAAACAGCAGGCCGTCGGGCTTCAGCGCGCGCGCCCAGTTTTCAAAAACCGGCACGGGTTCGCGCGCGGTGATCAGGCCCAGGTTAGACCACAACATATCGGCCGCCGCTTCGGGCAGCGGTTCGGTAAGGCTTTGGCAGTGCTGCGGCACGGTTTTGCCGGTGAGTTTCTGCCATAAGCCGGTTTTGCGCGCGTCGGCGGCCGCTTGCAGAAAAGCGGGGCGCGGATCGTATTCGGCAAACGCGGCTTTGGGGTAGCGCGCGGCAAGCAGGCGGCGGCTTTCGTCGGCATCGGCGCCCGCCAGCACGATTTGCTGCGGGGCGGTGCGCACCAGTTGCAGGCGTTCGTCGGTATTGCGGGCGAGCAGGCGGTGGACGGCCCAGCGGTCGGATGTGTTCGTCATTTGTTTGTCAGGTTCGGCAAAGATTTCAGGCCGTCTGAAAGTTTTTCAGACGGCCTGTTCAAATCGATATAGGCCGGTATTGAAAACCGCCATTTTACCCGAAACCCAAACAGCCGGTTTGCCAATAAGCGCTTGGCGGCTCGGTTTATTCGGGTTTGACGGAGGCTTTCACCCAAGCCAGGCTTTCGCGCACGATTTTGCGCGAATAATCCAGCGTTTTTTCGTCGCAGTCGTCTATGCCCGAATAAACCTGTAGGTTTTTTTCATGGCCCCATTGCTTGTCGGCCAGCCAGCGCGCCCGTTTGAGATGGTAGTCGGCACTAACGATAACGACGTTGCTGTTGTTGGTGAGCGGAATCGAGCTGAACAAAATGTTTTCGTAAGTGTTTTCCGATTTGCCTTCGGTGGCGATGCGCGATTCGGGCACGCCCAGCTCGATGGCGATGGCTTTCATATGGCGGGCTTCGTTGCTGCCGTCGCTGTCGGTGCCGCCGCTCACCACCAGTTTGGGCACTTTGCCCGCATGATAAAGGTCGGCGGCGGCGGCCACGCGCGAGCGCAGGCAGGGGTTGGGGCGGCCGTTTTTGTTGACGGCATTGCCCAACACCAACGCGGCATCGGCGGGTTGGATTTCTTCGATGGTGATGCGGCGGGCGGATACCGCCGAAACATACACCCAAATCAGCAGCAGAAACCAGCATAAGGCCAGCGCCACAGGCAGATAGAGCAACATATAGCGTTTTTTATTCATATTGTTCAGATGGTTGTGTGGCAGGGTTTGTGATGTAGGAGTGCGCGCCGCGTGAGTTTTTTTCAGATGGCCGCAGGTATACCCGGCAAGCCGCACTTTACCGCAAGTTACTGCGGTATAAAGGCAACAAACAAAAATCTATGTAAAAAATAATCTGAAAGCGCAACAAACGGGCAATAAAATTGCCGAGCGGAATAAAATAAGGAATGCGCGGTTGATAAAACGGTTTAAAATATAACCAAACAAAATAAAAACGCCACGGCGCCAACCCGCCCGGCCGCGCCGCCGCACGGCTTTTAAGTTTCTTTTTATTTCGTTTGGTTATACCATATGAATAAAATATGGCTCAATGAAAGTTATCCGCTCATGAATCCCACCTTATCCGCTTTAACCGCCCGCCTCAACGAGCGCGGGCAAACCGTAACCTGCGCCGAATCGTGCACCGGCGGCCTGCTGGCTGCCGAACTCACCCGCCTGCCGGGCAGCTCGGCATGGTTTCACACAGGCTTTATCACATACAGCAACGAAGCCAAGCAGCAGCTTTTGGGCGTGAAAAGCAACACGTTGGATTTTTACGGCGCGGTGAGCGAGGAAACCGTGCGCGAAATGGCGCTCGGTGCGCTGATTGCCGCCAAGGCCGACTATGCCTTGAGTATTTCCGGCATTGCCGGGCCGGAAGGCGGCAGCGAGGCCAAACCCGTCGGCACGGTGTGGTTCGGGCTGGCCACCAAGCAGCGCATTTGGGCGCAGCGCGCGTTTTTCGAGGGCGACCGCGACAGCATACGCGGGCAGGCCGTGCAGTTTGCGCTGGCGTTTTTAAACGGAAAAATGGAAGGAGCGGGCGGCGGAAAATAAGCTTGCCGGTTTTACAAAGTCGCCGGTTGTGCAGGCGATATTAAAGATTAGGCCGTCTGAAAAGTTTTCAGACGGCCTTTCGTTATAGTTAAACTGCGGCAGCCGGCATCAATACCGGTAAGCCCGCAATTTGCGCTTGATTTCGGGCAGCGCGGCCAGTGCCGCCTGTTCGCCGAGTTTGATGGCCTGCGTTTTCTGGTCGAAACCGCCCACCGCGCCCAAGTGCTGCACCTGCGGCTTGATCACGATGTCGGCTTTGGCCAGCTCGTTGCGCAGCGCGGCGGTGCTCATGATATTGAGGCTTTGGTCGAGGTAAGAGAAAAAGCCCGCTTCCGACAGTTTCGCGGGTTTGGCGGAAATATCCACCGCAATCACCAGATTGGCGCCCATGTTTTTGGCCGCGCTCACCGGTACGGGGGCGGAGAGGCCGCCGTCGACATAACGTCTGCCGCCGATTAAGGCGGGTTGGAACACATTGGGAATGCTCACCGAGGCGCGCACGGCCTGGCCGGTGTTGCCACGGTTGAAGGCCACCATCTTGCCGCTTTCCAAATCGGTGGCGACGGCGGCGAATTTAAGTGGCAGGCTCTGCAAGGGGCGGTTGCCGACTTTGCGGTTGATGTAGTCTTGCAGCTTTTGCCCGCGGATAAAGCCGGTGGTGGAAAGGGTTAAATCGACCAAATCGGTTTTGCCCAACACTTCTGCTTCCAATTCGAGCCGGTCGGGCGACATGCCTGAAGCGTAAAGGCTGCCCACAATCGAGCCTGCGCTGGTGCCGGTAACCAGGTTGACGGGAATGTTGTTGGCTTTCAAAACCTTAATCACACCGATATGGGCAAAGCCTTTCGATGCGCCGCCGCCGAGCGCCAGGCCGACCACGGCTTTGGGTTTGGCCTGCACGGGCGGTTGGGCGGGCGGTGCGGGTTGTTTCGACGTGCCGCAGGCGGCAAGCAGCACGGCGGCAAAAACGGGCAGGGAGAGACGGATGTTCATGGCAGTTGGCAGTTATTAAAAGACGCATGATTATAACGGTTTATGCGTATAAAAATGTAATAAAAACGTTGGGGTTGGATAAATCGGGCCGTCTGAAAACGGGCAGGGCGGAAATGCCGAGCGGTCTGCTTTCAGACGGCCTGCTGCGGATTTGGCGAAGGCTGAACTACTTAGTAACCGCTCCGTCATACTTGGGCCAAGCCCGGGTATGACGCGCATACTTTTTCTTAAGTTGATTTACTATAAAAGACGTGTTTGCTTTCCCATAAAAAACAAAGGCCGCCGCACATTGATGTATAATCACCGTCTTAAATTTTCTGCTGTTTACAGGATGCCCGATTATGATCAACCCCATTTCCGCCCTTTCCCCGCTCGACGGCCGCTACGCCCGATCCGTTGAGGCGCTGCGCCCGATTTTTTCAGAATACGGCCTGATGAGGGCGCGTGTGAAAGTCGAACTCAACTGGCTCAAAGCATTGGCTGCCGAGCCGAAAATCACCGAAGTGCCC
The sequence above is a segment of the Neisseria dentiae genome. Coding sequences within it:
- a CDS encoding site-specific DNA-methyltransferase, producing the protein MNISDGLNEFCKGLCLSERQDPLKNQRLTSLNDVSPKLFRNWRRNNGEPNRTEPNRTEPNRTEPNRTEPNRTEIIHENQNNFKQNKILQLKQLFPEIFCEEQIDFEKLKLVLGEDNLCAQNERYQLGWAGKSDAYRTLQSPTFNTLAPCVAESVNFHDTQNVFIEAENLEALKILQKSYAGKVKMIYIDPPYNTGSDSFVYPDKFAETRDEYARRVGDKDQDGYLLRDGAFAGAWRKNSKDNGHYHSNWLSMMLPRLHLAKTLLREDGVIFISIDDNEQAQLKLLCDEVFGAENFVATLIWKNGRTSAAHFTHEHENIICYAKSKVELELFKYDGEACVTDRTVKKPSSKNPLSIIEFPAGIEFESEDKVFPNIIGDKEPIKIVKGKFESKNRKLAQPVSLEAAWTMADMIRNWLKGEEVIDQKGQKVRRFFFKSNGVLQYEKEKGTFHPKTIITEFTTKQGSNVLIDLLEDPVFDFPKPPSLVAYLVSFVCSNKNDLILDFFSGSGTTAHAVMQLNAEDGGSRRYICVQLPEETAENSEARKAGFANIAEIAKERIRRAGAQIRRSGIDTRQNMPSENADTAAGAVSGINARPTVDTGFKVFKLTESHFKQWRRPLSGSLNEQQQLALLEEFQNIVYENAGVENMAYELMLRLGFELTDSIEFADNVVWLNNAAQTRKTALLLDTVNQAVLDEVRAQSPKKVFVLDKAFAGDDALKTNAALQFKDADIDFETL
- a CDS encoding restriction endonuclease, whose product is MELKFEQLDYQHDAVNAVVRLFQGEPNQEQTFALQSDFLPVVGNRRVLPLDEIGKNLNEVQQDFSLQKTQIGEHGLNFSVEMETGTGKTYVYLRTIFELNRRYGWRKFVIVVPSVPIREGVLQSIRAMTAHFQTAFDGVHFAHSVYSSDRLNRLRSFATGTHIDILIMNIDAFKKDDNVINRANESGEAPILQISQTQPIVIVDEPQNMETDLAKQAIDSLNPLFVLRYSATHKNPYHKIYSLNPVQAYNKKLVKQIEVEPVLAQNDVNGAYVVLKGFVAGKKKLTAEVEIHFNDKKEVKKKTVKVSSGDDLFDKSGGNESYRHGFIVNGLDAESGEITLSNGQVITLGEDDDLIRDEIMKKQMECAIQEHLKKEKRLNPKGIKVLSLFFIDKVANYRENGKFARWFAEIYERETGESANGVHDGYFSQDKGKDKDTNGSSKADEDTYNLIMKDKEKLLSFDSKLRFIFSHSALKEGWDNPNVFQICTLNETRSPIKKRQEIGRGLRLAVNQKGERVRDDGVNILTVIPNESYESFAANLQKEYEDECGIQFGNGGAKRASDRTRQTYRKGFTLDPEFLAIWQKLQHKTRYAVQFEREKLIQTACEKIKAMPVIQKPQIVVQKAVIHQSLTDGIWGEERNSRAGQTDIDWAIPDILHEIQKKTRLTRQTVFEILSQSGRIGEIGNNPQRFIDLVSEKIQTALHGLMIEGIEYFRMPERDDAVYRQSLARWQELEQYGAEFFKNQYTFEINQEDGIKKEKTIFADYIPLDSGTENQFARDCESHENVKFYFKLPEWFKIPTPIGNYNPDWALVMENQEKVYFIAETKNTGKGIQEGVDMDKLHESEQQKIQCAKRCFEVFDGVSYRVVEKVTEL
- the rnhB gene encoding ribonuclease HII; this encodes MNTVLTAGVDEAGRGPLVGSVFAAAVILPPCPNLPGLTDSKKLSENKRNELAAQIKAQAVAWSVASADVQEIAELNILNATLLAMTRAVQGLAVPPQKVLIDGNRVPKNLGIAAEAVVKGDSKIIEISAASVLAKTARDAEMYALAARYPQYGFDKHKGYGTAAHLAALAEFGALPEHRRDFAPVRAVLAQGKLFG
- the lpxB gene encoding lipid-A-disaccharide synthase, giving the protein MTSHQPPANRPLTIALCAGEASGDLLGAHLMAAIKQRCPQAHFVGIGGPRMLAKGFESLYDQEKLAVRGFAEVVKRLPEILKIRRGLVRDLKRIRPDVFVGIDAPDFNLGVAEKLKKAGIPTVHYVSPSVWAWRRERVNTIVEQVNRVLCLFPMEPQLYQEAGGRAEFVGHPLAQTLPLDADRDAARRHMKIEPWEPVFCLMPGSRVSEIDYMAPIFFRTARLLLQRYPSARFLLPVATVATRSRLISILHQGEFIGLPIQLMSAHADLACTAADVVLVTSGTATLEVALCKRPMVISYKISPLTYAYVKRKINVPHVGLPNILLGKGAVPELLQDDATPAKLAAAVAEWYESPQDVAALQQDFLNLHRLLQKDTDALAASAVLAEAGIAAAVPEAAPEAV
- a CDS encoding methyltransferase domain-containing protein, giving the protein MTNTSDRWAVHRLLARNTDERLQLVRTAPQQIVLAGADADESRRLLAARYPKAAFAEYDPRPAFLQAAADARKTGLWQKLTGKTVPQHCQSLTEPLPEAAADMLWSNLGLITAREPVPVFENWARALKPDGLLFFTHFGIDSLNGLTGRLKEAGIAVNAPMLFDMHDLGDMLFHHGFYDPVMDTAKLELSYRRPETFWQDMETLGLWASLDFSDEAAARAAVNRMFADGATLTATLETVYGHAIKKRQLPAGESEILFYPKPR
- a CDS encoding YdcF family protein, translating into MNKKRYMLLYLPVALALCWFLLLIWVYVSAVSARRITIEEIQPADAALVLGNAVNKNGRPNPCLRSRVAAAADLYHAGKVPKLVVSGGTDSDGSNEARHMKAIAIELGVPESRIATEGKSENTYENILFSSIPLTNNSNVVIVSADYHLKRARWLADKQWGHEKNLQVYSGIDDCDEKTLDYSRKIVRESLAWVKASVKPE
- the pncC gene encoding nicotinamide-nucleotide amidase, with the translated sequence MNPTLSALTARLNERGQTVTCAESCTGGLLAAELTRLPGSSAWFHTGFITYSNEAKQQLLGVKSNTLDFYGAVSEETVREMALGALIAAKADYALSISGIAGPEGGSEAKPVGTVWFGLATKQRIWAQRAFFEGDRDSIRGQAVQFALAFLNGKMEGAGGGK
- a CDS encoding patatin-like phospholipase family protein — its product is MNIRLSLPVFAAVLLAACGTSKQPAPPAQPPVQAKPKAVVGLALGGGASKGFAHIGVIKVLKANNIPVNLVTGTSAGSIVGSLYASGMSPDRLELEAEVLGKTDLVDLTLSTTGFIRGQKLQDYINRKVGNRPLQSLPLKFAAVATDLESGKMVAFNRGNTGQAVRASVSIPNVFQPALIGGRRYVDGGLSAPVPVSAAKNMGANLVIAVDISAKPAKLSEAGFFSYLDQSLNIMSTAALRNELAKADIVIKPQVQHLGAVGGFDQKTQAIKLGEQAALAALPEIKRKLRAYRY